A region of the Deltaproteobacteria bacterium genome:
CTCGTCGTTGCTGATGCCGGTGTACACGCCGGTGAGGCTCTCCTTGAGCCGGTCCGGATCGATCCCCGCGTCCTCAAGAGCCTGCCAACTCGTCTCGAGCATCATGCGCTGCTGCGGGTCCAGCAGTTGCGCCTCCACCGGAGAGATCCGGAAGAAGCCCGCGTCGAACAGCTCGATGTCGTCGACGAAGGCGCCGAAACGGCAGGCTTCGCTGGGGACCGCGCCGTCGGCGAAGATCTCGCCCACCCGCCCGACGCCGGAACCCGGAGTGTTCTCGGTGATGGAGTTCCCGCCGGCCTCGAGCAGGCGCCAGAAGGAGGACAGGTCCGGCGCGCCGGGGAACCGGCACGCCATTCCCACGATGGCGACGGGCTCTCCGGTCCCGGAGAGCCCGCCATCACCGCGCTCCGTGCGGGCGCCCCGCCGGCGGAAAGGAACGGAAGACTCATCGCTCATCTTTTTCTCCAGGCATGGCCTTGATCAGACCCGTGGATCTTGCGGTCAATGCTACAGATGAAGCGCGACGGAGGCAGAGGCGGTGCGCCGGTCTTCATCCGTCCATCTCCAACAAATCCGGACACACATCACCGGATCGGTTGTTCATTTTCTCGGAACGGCAGAGTAGCACGTCTCTTAAGCATGTAACATACCGTTTTCGGTATGTTATAATCACTCTTGGTATGTAACGTGGAATCGATAGCTGTCTGACGGCCCTTTGCTGTCCACACTAACCATCGCGCATCGGCGGAGGGGCTTCCACCCGCACGGTAAGGATATCGGTGTCATGGTATTGCTGATGGCGAACCCATGCCGCAACATGCCGTAGCAGCCGAAGCGACATTTCCGACTCGTTCGGCCCATCGCCGGCGTGTTCGGCGAGCAACGCCATCCTGTCCTGAAGGTTCTCCCCTC
Encoded here:
- a CDS encoding polyketide synthase, with translation MSDESSVPFRRRGARTERGDGGLSGTGEPVAIVGMACRFPGAPDLSSFWRLLEAGGNSITENTPGSGVGRVGEIFADGAVPSEACRFGAFVDDIELFDAGFFRISPVEAQLLDPQQRMMLETSWQALEDAGIDPDRLKESLTGVYTGISNDE